From the genome of Nasonia vitripennis strain AsymCx chromosome 1, Nvit_psr_1.1, whole genome shotgun sequence, one region includes:
- the LOC100120696 gene encoding 39S ribosomal protein L38, mitochondrial: MANRIFKLLSADSVSFTQIRHKYMRGKPPTIARSLQQRIEEMEYKDPEIHFKVDIGFPVPKFSRTQMTEAWTKEIVARRKDPLVEQQARRNQLNIDLDKAKKDWYMTNAPHQIRTIAQHYGIYDDLYGDAYFHPIVPLTIDYDFGSEDKLARVHRGNLIKSYEAKNAPSVTYKAEPDSLYTLLLTTPDGNFSDPSYEYCHWFIGNIPGNDVAKGEQLVDYLRPIPPKGIGFCRYIFVLYKQDKKIDFSEYKKEIPCLKLTDRDWKTYDFIRKHQDYMTPAGLAFFQCDYDISLKDFYHNVLQMEQPTFEYDFPKPYLNPQVWFPIKKPFNDYMDKYRDSKQINKEYLLRRLKNEHPFKFPDPPLKYPNAHPFKGYSPSWLRLVWRKERLGIGRINDHKLQNF; the protein is encoded by the exons ATGGCTAACAGAATATTCAAGCTCTTGTCCGCCGACTCTGTAAGTTTCACGCAAATTCGTCACAAGTACATGAGAGGAAAGCCTCCGACGATAGCTCGAAGTTTGCAGCAGCGAATTGAAG aaaTGGAGTACAAAGATCCAGAAATTCACTTCAAGGTGGATATCGGCTTTCCAGTCCCTAAATTCTCCAGGACTCAAATGACCGAAGCTTGGACTAAAGAAATAGTTGCACGTAGGAAAGATCCATTGGTGGAACAGCAAGCTCGTCGCAATCAAT TGAATATCGATTTAGACAAAGCAAAGAAGGATTGGTACATGACAAATGCTCCTCATCAAATACGTACGATAGCCCAACATTATGGAATATATGATGATTTGTATGGAGATGCCTATTTTCATCCTATTGTACCATTAACCATTGATTATGATTTTGGAAGTGAGGATAAACTAGCTAGAGTGCACAGAGGAAATCTAATTAAGTCTTATGAAGCCAAAAACGCTCCTAGTGTAACGTACAAAGCAGAACCAGACTCTCTGTATACACTTCTTCTCACAACACCTGATGGTAATTTTTCTGATCCTTCGTATGAGTATTGTCACTGGTTCAT tgGCAATATCCCAGGAAACGATGTGGCCAAAGGAGAGCAACTTGTAGATTACTTAAGGCCAATCCCTCCAAAAGGTATTGGATTTTGTCGATACATCTTTGTCTTGTATAAAcaagataaaaaaatcgatttttcagAGTACAAAAAAGAAATACCTTG TTTAAAACTCACAGATCGCGATTGGAAGACGTACGATTTCATTCGCAAGCACCAAGATTACATGACACCTGCAGGTCTTGCATTTTTCCAGTGCGATTACGATATTTCTCTCAAAGACTTTTACCATAACGTATTGC AAATGGAACAGCCAACATTCGAGTACGATTTTCCAAAGCCTTACCTTAACCCACAAGTATGGTTCCCTATCAAAAAGCCTTTTAACGACTACATGGACAAGTACAGAGATTCAAAACAAATCAACAAAGAGTACTTATTAAGAAGATTGAAGAATGAGCACCCTTTCAAATTCCCGGATCCTCCGTTGAAGTATCCAAATGCTCATCCATTCAAGGGCTAC